The genomic window CTTTGGAGCTGGCACAGCCACAGTGTCCAGTCTCCAGTTACAGGGGGACTTCGGGCCCTTGCTCGGCCAAGGGTGGCCCAGGAGAGCAGTGTGAGCAGGCTGAGGAGCAGATTAAGGAGCACCAGGGCATGTGAGTAGGGGATTGCCTTGTGAAGTAACTCCCTGGTGTGCCAGAGAGAAGGGCTCTTGTGACTCATGCTACAGGCCCGGAGCATGCACGTAGCATGGGGAATAAGTAGGAGTTAGAAATCCTCTAGAAATCAGTAGGGCCAACTTTGGAactttggccttttcaagcAATTGCTAGGGAACTCCCGTGGGACAAGGTACTTGAAGGAAAAGGGGACCAAGACAGATTGTCAAGGCCGTGCTTGGCAAACTCAACAACCTTCTATGAAGAAATGACTGTCCCGttagatgaggggagagcatgTATCTTGCCTGTCTGCACTTCAGGAAGGTCTCTGACACTGTCTTTCCTAAGTTCCGCATAGAGAAACTGTTGATGTTTGAGCTGAATGACCAGAGGGTGGGGTGGACTGAAAACTGCCAGaatggctcagctctgggggGGATGATAAGTGGTGCAAAGCCTAACTGAAGATTGCTAATTAgaggtgtcccccaggggtccaATCTTTGTCCAATTCCATTCCACATCTGCATTACTCTCAGGATGCTGGGGCAGAGGttaccctcagcaagtttgcagctGACACCACAATGGGGATTCACTCGCCAAGGAAGCTTGGAGGCTGTATGAGAATGAGGGAGTAGCTCCATCAATCCAAATCCATGTCTTCTCTTCCAGGAGTAGTATCCTGGAGGCTTGTGCTGTGAAACATGCATGCATAGGCCTGAAGGAAGCTGTGGAGGAAGTGCCTTGATGAGGGTTTGAGATCTGAGGGAATTTCTTTGTGGGAAGGAGCCTGAAACCCACcttccctccagctctgccaccaAGAAGGTCATGGAGAGTTTTCACCCCGCTTTCCTTTCACTTATTCCCTCCAGTGTTAGGACTAAAAGCTGTTAGGTTTGGTCCGATGTGAAACAGGCGTTGTTTTAAGACTAACAAGGTGAAACTCTGACCTTGCAATTATACATATTACTTGCTCAGCGATATGGTACCAGGCCGCAAGCCATCCGGCGTGAGACAATGCTGCCATCAGCACAGCACGCCCTGGCCACGCGGCTGTGAGTGATCACAGCAGCATTTCAGGGACTGCCGAGTGCCTCCCTGAGGCTGGGGCCGCCAGTCGTGCACTGCCCCGGGTTCAGAACATGCAGGGGCAAAACCTATAAACAGGGCAAGTTGCTCTGCGTTGGTGAGGCAGCAACATCGACCGAGGTTGACATTGCCTCCGCAGGGATGCCTGCAAGATGTTGATACCTACTGCGCTGACGGGATGCCAACCATGACCTGGCTAAGTATGTACGACATCAATGACTGGGAAAAGTATCGCACTTGTCAGTACTCCTGTCATCACCCTGGGGTTGGTACTTAACTAACTCATTAGTAAATTCTCTGTCTTTTCTATCACTGTTCAAGAATGAGTGTGTGTGAGTGTATTTTACATCCCCAAATAGCTCGCTTgctttatatacatatacagcTCTTCTCTGATCCTTGCTGGGTTGAAGCAAAAAGTTCAGCCCTCAGAAATTAACTTGAACAACCATCCCATTCCTTATGTGGCTGCATGAGACAGAGGTGCCGTAAGGAACACAAAGCCAGAGATGTTTATTCATCATCAGAGCAAAACCGCATCTGCAGTGTACACACCAGTTGGCACACACATGCGAGCAGAGATATCTGCCCCTGTCAGTCCAAATGTGCATCTGTGTGGGTGGATAGAAGGACACCCCTGTGTCTTTATCATTCAGTTTAGGTATACACGTCTCCCACCGAGCACAGGGAGATGTTTTCACTTGGTGAAGAAACATTGATACACTCATACTATGAGTTCATACACCTGATATATATTAGAGGTCTTAATGTATTGCAATGAGAGAAATGAGTCCTACATCCTCTTGGGTAGACACACACAGCATTTCCCTGTGACAGCAAACCCCAAAGAAGCCCAAAgtgcaccccccagccccacctcaCGGCTGCACGAGCCCTCTGCAAGAGAGCAAAGGCAGCCGTGGGCAAGGCTCCTGTGCCCTTGCCCTGTGGCAGCGCTATCGGGTCTGGGTGCGGGTCACCGTGGCATACGTCGTGGTGTCGCTCATCTGCTGCACGGGAGGAGGCTTTAGGGGGAAGAGAAAGCCCTGttacttcagctgctgcctgtgagccCTGCACAACgagcaggcagcaggctgcaggagtGCAGAAAGGAGCTGTGCACAGCTGAGCCACGACTCACCCTGTCCCGTCGAACGTGGGCGATGGTGGAgtctgtgggggaaaaaaaaacacaccatgaGCCCTTGCTGCCTGTTGGAGGGGGGTGAATCCCCATGAGCTTTGGGCATCAGCTGCCTGAGGTCAGCATTCAATGCCCGGCCACATTTCCCCTCCCTTCATCCTGCTATGGGATGCGCAGCAAGCAGTAGTGGAGCAGAGATGCTGAGGTTTTGGTGTATTTCCAGCATTCTGTGGCATCTCCTCTCTTTGCACAGCCAGCACACCTTGcgagctgctctgtgcaggcgTGGGAAAACAAGGTCGTGCTGCAACTCGAGCGAGGTGCACGTCGGGTGGGGATATATCTATAGCCTGTCGCCCAGCCACAACATCCTCCcttggctgctgcctgtggtttCAGAGCGAGCTATAAGATACTTTCCCCAGCAGTGCAAGAAAACAGAGCCACACCTTTCATTGCTGCGCTGTGCTTTGGGCAGCTTGAGAAACAGAAATCCCTCTGAAGGGAAACTGAAGAAAGGAcaaaagcagaggctggagcGGGCGAATTGCAGCTTGGGGACAGAGCGGTTGTGGAAGCACCCCCAAGCAAAAGGGCTTTGTCCCTGGGAGCATTGGGATGCTGCCATGTCCCGTGTGCAGGCAGCACCTGCATTCTGCATGCAAGGAAGAAGCAGGATGCCAGGAAATGGAGAGAAACCTGGCCTTGATGAACGGGCAGGGATTTTTATGTCCCAGTGGGAAATGAAGTGGCGGGATTGCACGGGGGATGTACGGGCAGGGATGCCCATCGGGAGAGGAGCGTGTGGCTTCCCCCATAGAAAGACGTGGTACTCACACTGGACTTCACCGTGGTCTGTGGCTTCTGCCTGCAGGCTGTcagcgtgctgctgcctggagagGAATGGAATGGTTCTGGGGTGTGCGTTTGTAGAGAAGAGGCACCCTAAGAGACACCCTTGGGTAGTGCTTTCCTAAATCAGGTGTTGAGCTGGAGTCCAACAACAACGTGCCCCAtcctcccagcctccagcaAAGGGAAtgcagccacacacacacagacaacgCTGCCCCTGGCCAAGGAGCTCCCAAGGACCCGCCATGCCACCAACTCCCTCCTGCAAAccccccagccaggagccctTGGTGCTCACCTTGGGCATCTccctctgcaggcacctgcaAGAAGAACAGTGGCTGAGGTGCGCAGGCCAAGTtgctgcccagccctggctcccgtctcggggctgggggacgaAGGCTgaagctccccagctccctcagcagcctccccagctgggctgcccacagccatCGCCCCCACGCACCGTCTGCCCCAGCTGcgcacccccaggacccccccaccgcCTTTCCCCCTgcaccagccccgcagcaggacCCCCACGGCCTCAGCCTTTCCCCCCGCCTTCCCCCACTCCCTCACCTTTCCTGATGGCAaaccagctgcctgcagccaggaggacgAGGCCGACGGCCGCCACTGCCAGCGCCGTGCCTGTGGGGAGGGCGTGCGGGAGCCGggcatggggagctgggggagagagggTGTGAGGGCAGCGGGGTGtgatggggagaggcagggagcaggacgtGCCCATGCATCCGGCACACCTCCAGCCTGGTGAAGATACGGCATGGCCCAGTGCCCTGGGGAGAGCAGCCTTGCGGGCCTAAGCCCCATGATGGGGGCTCTGGCTGTGCAGGAGGGAATCACTCACCTGGGGGCGATGGCCTTGTTGGGGAGCTGGCCACACTGCCTGTCAGAAGAAAGGGACAGGCTGAGTGTCTGCTTGCCTAGTTCCTGTCCAGACTGAGCCCCACCTGTAGCACGCATCCTGCAACAGGCCTGAGCACGTCTGTGTGGGGCTTGGGACACACAGCCCCACGGGCACATCTCCCCACTGACAGCCAGCACCATCCCCAGGGGAGGCATAAAAGTGTCCGTGGCTGCTGTGCCAACATCGGCCCCCATGGATATGGTGTCCAAATGCTCTTGGGAGGAATTAAGGATGGCATGGCCGAGGTGTGGCTCTTCAATTATTATGCCACCACCACTCTCTGTGATTCTGGGAGCTAGTGGATCagacaatcacagaatggccaaggttggaagggacctctgaaggtcatctagtccaaccttctgctgagcaggatcacctagagcaccttGCACAGGAAGGCATCCAGGTGGGCTtggaatatctccagagaaggagactccacaacctctctgggcagcctgttccagtgctctgtcaccctcccagTAAAGAAGCGCCCCCTCATACtgagccagaacctcctgtgcttcagtttgtgcctttTGCCTCTCGTTTTGTCGCTGGGCACAACcgaaaagagaccagctccatcctctcgacaccctccccacagatatttatatacattgatgagttttcccctcagtctcctcttttccTGGCTACTTAGGCCCTGTTTTCTcagctccagtcctctgatcatcttcgtaGCCATCCTCTGGACTGTCTCCAGCAGTTCTATGCCCCTCTTGTACTGcggagcccagaactgggcacaaAATCTTTGTGTTCCACACAGGGAAGTGATTTCTTCCCAGGAGCTCACACCCAGGGCAagttccctctcccttcccatcTTCACCCCACACACGCCTCCCTTCAGTCACCCATCCCCACACTCATCCTCACCTGGGGAGCTATCCTGGGTGGTCACgccagcacctgcagcttgggGCACAGAGGGTTTTGCTTAGAGGGAGTGAGACCTGGGGCACCCACATGCTCGTGcctgtgtccctgctgctgggtcCTTGCCATGTCCTCACTGCTGTCTCCTTGCCAGGCAGGCACCTTGCCACCCCTGCATCTCAATCCAGCagcactgtggtctcctccCTGGGGCCACACCAAGATTCCTTTGCTTGGTTTGCTGTTCCAGGGAGAGGTCCCTGGATCCCTAAGCACTCCAACACCTCCCTGTCCTCACACTATGGCACCAGCCCCCATTTTAGAGCCATAAATATAGCGTCCTTCTTCACACATAGGTAACTGCCCAGCTCATGACAATGGGCTCATGACCCCTCAAGCCTGGGGCCATGTCTCACCGGGGACATCCAGGATGCGGCCAGCACTGAGGGCAGAGTTCCTCACTTGTTTCATCTCAGTCCTCTGCTGGTACCCACATGTATATCTTCCTGCGCTTCTTGACGTGATGTTCAGGACCATGGAGTAGCTCAGCTGCCCTTGCTGGGCTTTCTGGCTGTACAACTCCAGCCCATCCTTGCAGAAGATGATTCGTCTGACGGGTGACACCACACGGAGAAAACACTGGAGCACAGCTGTGgtacctggctgagcagaagCTGAGTTCATTTGGAGAGCAGGAGCCGGGAGATCCCCTGGAGGAGACACAGCAGTGAAGGGCTGCTGTAGGGCAGAGCTCACAGAGGTTGGGCTTCAAAGTGCCCTGGGTCTAGGAGGGAAGGACTCACGAGTacctggggagctgcagatGTCCTTGGAGGTCATGCTGGCGGCTGTGCCAAGAGGCAGAGAGGGATTTGCTGAGAGGGGCAGTGTCCAGGCTCATCCAGATGCCCCTGCCCACATCCTCACTGCTAAGCAGGCACCATCACACCTGCATGTTCTCATGCTGTATCTCTTCAATATCCCCTCAAACAATGTCAATCCCAATCCCATTTTCTGTGGATTTCTTGTTCCAGGAAGGTCCCAAACCTCCGTAAAGAATCCAGAGGTCCTAGAGTCTCAGAGCAACACTCCAGACAATTTATGGTGCTGGGGAAGTTAGCCCCTTGCTCAGATCTGTATCATACCTGGAGGACACAATCCCCATCCTGCCTTCCCCAAAGCAACTCTGTCCCACACTGCTGCATGCCTGCCCTGCACAAGCTCACCCCATCCTCCCCTGTGCCCACCACGGGCCtgtcctgcccccagcaccagccctgcagccctcagccccCACGCCCAGCAATGCCCCAACTCACAgagcgccagcagcaggacggcaGGGCCAGAAGGAGACAGCCTTGCCCATGGCGCCTGCCCCAGCATCTTTTGGGGCGCTGCTTTTGGGGAGCACCGTCTGCTTCAGGTGTCTGCTTTGCTCTGAGCTGGGGACGGTGGGACAGAggcttgcagtgcagctgggaCCTGTCCTGTGGGCTTTCTGTGGCCGCCTGAGCATGGCCCACAGCCAGAGGCTCTCATCAGTGGGGGGCCTTGCCTAAGAACCTGCTACATCCGCTGCTTGTTTTGAGCCCCCGCTgttatttctgtcttctcagaCACCGCAGCACACGCTATTTTTACTTGTATCTCAGGGTCAGAATTGTCCCTGCAAAGACCTCCTGCCCCTTGTCCCCACCCAGCTTTGCCCACTTCTGACCAGGTCACTCCGCTTTTCTGCAATGTCTGCACAAATGATGGGGTCAGGGGACTCCTGCACCAAGGCCAAAGTGAATTCAGAGCTCTGGGCAGATGCCAAGGCTGTGGGCAGGTTTCTCCTTCATCCTGTCAGTGAATCAGCTTATAAATAACACTCAGAGAGCCTCAGCTGGGGCCATACTGCTGCCAGTACAGCACTGTAGGAGCGATCTGCACCCAACTTTGACCTTCACGTGACCACACAACAACCAGGAAAGGCAGTGGCTTATTCCTGATGGCACCTGAGCTCCCCCACGCTGCTCTCTCAGTTCTCTTCCTCAAAGAACAGGGGAGAAACTCTGATGGAAGGAAGACTTGTGCACTGAGATAAGGGCAGGAAGATCACTCACCAGTTACCAGCACAGACAAAAGAGACTCAGCATAAGGGAGATTAATGCAGTTCATTGCCTTCTGTTAAGAGGCACTGCAGGGACATTCATCCCACAGGAGGTAGGGCCTTTCTTTGGGAAGCACCAGGCCGCTTGCAAGATGCTCTGCTGTTAAGCAGCCAAGTGGCTTCTGAAAAATGTCCAACCCGTGCCCCTGCACCCAATAGTCTCAATacagtctttaacagtccatcATATGGTACGGCTCAATCATTCCAGAGGTTGGTGAGTGAGGTAGGATGAGCTAGACCCAAAGAATGCTGAATGCCTTAGCTCTACACCCAATGATTATGCTTTGGGCTTCACTCCCCATCactcttctgttttcacttgGAGCATCTTGGGCTTCTGATCCTCGACAGCCAGGCTCTAAAAGTCCAGAGGACAACCTCAGCTTTCTCCTGGTCTTTCCTGCCAGAGGCTCCCGGCCAGGCCTTGTTCCCCACCTGCAGTGTGAAGCACCAGTGGCACAGCTGAGACTGTACGCATGGGCCCAAGGGCTCCCACCACAGCCTTTTGGACACCCACTTC from Anser cygnoides isolate HZ-2024a breed goose chromosome W, Taihu_goose_T2T_genome, whole genome shotgun sequence includes these protein-coding regions:
- the LOC136788654 gene encoding uncharacterized protein isoform X2; translation: MLGQAPWARLSPSGPAVLLLALSASMTSKDICSSPGDLPAPALQMNSASAQPGTTAVLQCFLRVVSPVRRIIFCKDGLELYSQKAQQGQLSYSMVLNITSRSAGRYTCGYQQRTEMKQVRNSALSAGRILDVPGSVASSPTRPSPPAPHARLPHALPTGTALAVAAVGLVLLAAGSWFAIRKGACRGRCPRQQHADSLQAEATDHGEVQYSTIAHVRRDRPPPVQQMSDTTTYATVTRTQTR
- the LOC136788654 gene encoding uncharacterized protein isoform X1, whose translation is MLGQAPWARLSPSGPAVLLLALSASMTSKDICSSPGDLPAPALQMNSASAQPGTTAVLQCFLRVVSPVRRIIFCKDGLELYSQKAQQGQLSYSMVLNITSRSAGRYTCGYQQRTEMKQVRNSALSAGRILDVPAAGAGVTTQDSSPGSVASSPTRPSPPAPHARLPHALPTGTALAVAAVGLVLLAAGSWFAIRKGACRGRCPRQQHADSLQAEATDHGEVQYSTIAHVRRDRPPPVQQMSDTTTYATVTRTQTR